Part of the Quercus robur chromosome 5, dhQueRobu3.1, whole genome shotgun sequence genome, tcacttgaagatattattattagtggTGAAAATCCTTGAGTCCCACCTTGGAAATAACAGAAAATATGAGCTTTGGGTTGGATATTGGGTTGGGCTTTAGGCATGTGTGGACTAGGCCCACTTatccaattaataataatattttattattttaattattgagtCAATTAGTCTGTGCACAACAGTTATCACTGAAACAGAATTCCTGTTCAGTAACGTATAAGTTTCATAGTCCCTCATTCATGAAAACCACTTTTCACGCATAAAAAAAACTCTCAGAGTGagaatattttttgttcattcattttgtgtcaaagagagagaaagagacattgaGTAGTTTGCAGAGCACGACCTTGTGTGCTTCGTTTTCATGCTGTAGATCATTTTATCCTAGGAGGTAGTCGTCTGCGAGTCTCAAAGCACCACAGTGATTGTGTGAGGGGCGAAATCTGCTTTAAGGAGATTGTGTCAAACACAAGACTTGATTTGAATTGTTCGTTCTTCACGCATTTGGTTtgtgagtttttaattattagcaGATTTCTTCTTAAATATATTCAGTATTTGTTTATTGCTCTTGTTTATCATATCTATTTGTGTTATTGTTTATATTTAGATTTGTGtattatttcttttactttatcacaaaagtaaattgttgaGATATGTCTAACAATTATAACTACTAAAGAAAAGCACTAGTCATGTCTACGGTTACGCTCTAAAAGGGTCAGTCAAATCCCATTTCATATATGATTgttctcatttatttatttatttttttctgccGGCAACCTGTAGAGGTGGTTAATGAATAATAGAACATTTTTAATGATCGAGTCATGAactaaagtttcaaaaatggatgaaaagaaagagattgGGTCAGAGTCAGACACGAAATGTGGTGCGCGCAAGGAAATTAAGGAAGCGCTGTCCTAATTTGACCAACACATATATGTTGCTGTTAGATTGTTCAcgtttatttctttcttttatgtaaaaTGCCAAGAAGAAACGGACATTCTTTATTGCATTTGTGACTTTTATGAATTCGAAAAGCTAGCGAAGAATAGTAGAAtaccaactttttctttttcttttctaattatTTATGTCATGGATATGACTAGTAGCATTTGTCAATTTCGTCTGcatcatttttgtaattttgttgcACTACTTGGTGGCTATGGCTATATATAAGCTTATTATAAAAGTAAAAGCAGCATGAGGGGACATCCAAAGAATCTTCCAAGTGTTAagatttaatgttttattttataatatttaattgaaaGTATCTTTGGATATTTGGTAGTTTGACCAAGTCTATAGGATATTTGGTTATTTGATCTCAGACAGATTTCATGACTGTGAAGTGTCTCACGTTATTATTCTAGCTTGTAGGAGTTGTGGATAGTGCTTTCCTATTTTATAGTAGTTGTGGTTAATGCTAGATAAAGTGTTGTGATGTTTTgtttatcaataatatattcaGCTTTTATCATTCAGCAAGTCCCTTTctgccttttgttttttctttgtatcaGTCCTGTGTTGGCACGTCTCTtgctttctgttttttcttAACTCTGTATCACCAAGATGATAGTAGTCCTGTCCGGTGGGCTGTGGCTGCAACTGCCAGTTCAACGCTATAAAATTAATGCTTATGACTATTCGGATAAATATCTGTAGCTTTACTCCTCACACCATTCCTTCCCCACTGGAGTACGTTCGTTGCGCAATAGTTCATTATTATAAACTTTTTACTCAAAGACTTTGTTGTATTTGTAAAAAAACTCTCTAAATAGTGACTTTAGTTTGGTCGGGTGAAAAGTGGGAaatgaaaatgagagaaataaaAGTGAGGAGAAAATAGGGAAGGAGAGGGTCTTTGGTGGTAAAGTACCCATCTATTCTCTCTTCCCTGCACACATATCTAGAAgtttttatttgcttatttatttattttatttaatagaaatataagagtaaatttatataatttatattttttatattctcattttttcaaccatgaaaaagatatttttatccttttttttattctcccaaCTAAATACATatgatagaaaattagaaattttttttttctaccataTCCCGCGGTTAAAATGGcataaaaaattgtttctaaaaaagaaatggcataaaattaaaaaatattttacaattatcTATGTGACAAAATATTAATGGTGGATAATAAAGTAATGATGGACCTATATAAAAaccaacaataaaataaacaattatgaagtttattgagaaaaatattGTCTATAGAATATAGATTCCTCCTTCAATATAATATTGTAAATTACTCATTCAAGATAAACAACGTACAGCATTTGGATATATATTTGCTTTACTTCTttcttaagaaaagaaaaatagtactAACTGATCATTAATTAGTACTAATTCATCAACATAAAAACCAAATAGGAATAATTACTTGCTATTTTTAATTGTGATTcggacttcttctttttttaatttttttcacgTTGCTAAATAATTACTTGTATTATATGAGCTATATCATATGATAGACTTTAGTCGATCgcacattttaattttatacaaaTGCATCATCATCACTTGAACATATGTCTCTTTGGCTATAAAAAAGCCAAAGAGACATATATTGAAGTGAGATGATGCATTTGTATAAAATTATTGAAGTGATGATGATGCATTTGGCTATGTTCATCAAAATAAATGTCTCTTTGGCTATATTCGAAACGTACTATTTCTATGATCTATTTCTGCAACTTTGTCGGAAGCATGGTTAATAAAAGTCTAGGCAGCGGAATTTGATCGTTTCAGCGTATCTATTCTAAGTAAAAAGCCACCATAGGACGTTTGCAGTGCAAATTGAGGATGTGACAAGAAATACCCGTTctgagtcaaaaaaaagagagaagaaaataaaaaattacattataatAATGGGCCCATTTCACTAACTCCCTCGAATGCCACAAAGGACCATATAAGTTGTATGTACCTTGGGAGAAAGTATACCATATTTCGATAATATCAACTCAGCATCTGTTTTGGTATTTCCTATCTAATAAATGAGTGACACCTATTTCAAAAAACCACATCAGACTACTCCAATAATATTgaagattgtgattaatttattggaATAGTCTGatgtagttttttgaaataagtgtcactcatttattgggtAGGAAATACCAAAACAGATGCTGAGTTAGTATTACCGAAACATGGTATACTTTCTCGTACCTTGGACATACAGCAGGCATATCTAGCagctatatataaatatgattttatatatatgattttttttatagctatatcaaaattatcaattttgtttgGTGGCTATTCCAATTTCCTTATTATAacataacattttaaaattgatttattttggtaaaatatttagtgatgtaacattatttaaagttacatcaggtgtaacttgaactaaactctattattattattattattattattattattattataacacaaaataataattaaatttttatcacATTGTGTTATACAATTTTCAGTATCTatcaattcaaaatcaaattaaaaaaaaaaaaaacacattttatcgggcttaagagcactcacagcagATGTGCcatatgtgccaaatgctaaatatttggcacaccaaacacaatttgaccccatttatcagatgtgcCATATCTCATATTTTTTGCAACATGCTACAGTAGAGTCACAAATTTGCCATGGTACGGAACGCGTGTGGCATatgatttattcttttttttattcctctttctctctcatatctCCTTTAATCTCACCTGGTAAACCCCAATCCTCTCCTCTCTTTCTCACCTCAATCCTATCCTCTCAAACCCCAACTCTCACTGCTCTTCCACGCCTACGCCAACGCTGACGCCGATGATCACTTCCACGGTGACGCCGACCTCTCTCTAGCAATggtttttctatctttttttttttttttttttttttttttttttgtggtttgatgGGTTCGGTTCTGATGGAGGTGGGTGGGTTCAGATGGGCTAGGCTATGGGTCGGCGATGTCGGTGTGGGAGTAATGCCGGTGTGGGTCGACAATGACGATGACGACGATGAAGATGGTGGGTTTGGAGTCTGGGTTGACTTGGATTATGaaggttttgggtttggaagTGGGTGTGGGTGAGGGTGTGGAGGCGGTGGGTTTGTCGGGGTTTGTGGTTGAGGTGGTGGGGCTTCCGATTTGGTGTTGGTGGGCTATGGGTTGTGGGTCAAGGTTTTGGGTCGGCAGCATTGTGGGTCGAGGTTGGTTGCGGCAGCGTTGTGGGTTTTGGTCCAGTGGTTACTTGAGTTTGTTTGTTGATGGGTTGGTTGGGTTGGGGTTTTGGGTAGGTGATTGGTTGAGGCAGTTGATGGGTGCGGAGGATTTGGCTGGGGTTTGGCTGGATttgtttgggttgggttttggcTAGGATTTGTTTGGGTCGTGAAGGATTTGGCTGGGATTTGATGGGTTGTTTGGGTTGGGGTTATGGTTGTTTGTTGTGgaatttggttggatttgttTGGGTTTGCTTTGAGttgtgtttttggttgtggaAGATGTGGTGGTTGTGTGGTGGAGGCTGTTGGTTGTTGGCAGCAGTGTGATGGCTGTTGATTGTGTTGATgagttgtaaatattattttaatgtgtagtaaatattattttaatgtatagaattgaatgataaaacatctgataaatgtgatgttgtaaaataatgtggtaaaataataaagtaggcctTTGGTGtggtaaaatgacataatttttgcaACAGCCGCTACGAATGCTCTAACAATATTTCCCTTCCTTGATTCGACAACTCCACCAATGCCTTCAAGTTAGGTTGGAGATTTTCTGATTTAAGAAagttgggtcgggttggaaaATACCCCAAACCTAACCTCACCTCTAACTGTGAGGATGAGCCATATATATAACTTTCCAAAACATGATTTGGTTACATGTAGACTActcttcaaacttttttttttctttagaaaaatatatttaaatgactataaattttattataaatgattTACAACttaacatgaaaataaatgcgatTGGTGATTTTtgtataatgtttaaaagttgaCATATTGGTTTGTAAAATTTACGTAATGAAATTTGTAATATTCCTACAGAGTCATTTCTTTGATGTAAAATCCCTGTAGTATCAATCTTTTGAAGTTGATTTACATAATTGatgatgtggctttttttttagtattcaCCAACATTACTTAATTGAATAACAATCACCGCCTATCATGAAGACattagggaattttttttttttaaaatttattgcatATCTAGACTACTTAttgtgttataaaaaaaaaattgtgagtggTTGACTCATATAAAAGTGATTTAGTCTAATCAAAACTTGGCATGTTagcaagtaatttttttttttttttttttttgtgtcccTAGCATTTTCCCTGgagtttttattgtttctttggacaacaaaataacaataataaaagagaTGGTGTAACTATTGTCATGCAATTtctttgttgtgaaaaaaaatttttttttgacaaacaatATGAAAGTAATAAACAATTACTCACAATTTATCATATCAAAGttataacaaaagttaaaaattgcGACTCAAAAGTTTATTATAAGTCTAAGTGTAGTTAGGGTTTGACTTActtttagtacttttttaactaaaatctcattttattttaataagaaattatcACATcgcccactaactaaataaaaggtgGAGATTAAAGTCCACTATCACTTgctattgtgtatttaaaacaaaatgagacatccagttaaaaaagaattgaaaataagctaaaccCGTGTAGCTGATAGTGATATTCAGTATTCTTTTAACTGGAATCtccatttattttaataagaaactGTCAAATCGCTCACCAACTAAATAAAAGATAGAGATTAAAGTCCACTATCACTTgctattgtgtatttaaaacaaaaggagacatCCAATtaagaaaaactgaaaataagctaaaccTGTGTAGCTGATAGTGAGATCCTCCAAAGTTCAGATTAAATTTGGCGATCAGGTGGTTGTAAGTGGagttagtcttttttttttttttttttggatgatgaGAGTGAGTCCTTGTTAAGCTAggtatataaaattatacaaatacaCAGAAAGGGTCCAAATTAAATTATACATcctttgatttctttgtttatattattgatttttaaacaGGGCAGTTACTTTGTTGGTATCGCAAGGGCCGTAAATAAGTTATAAGTGTCACTCCCATGTTGGAGAAGCCAAAGCCTTTGTTTTGAACAATAAGCTACTGTCGtgtataacttttttatttatttatacgaACTCTCTTGTATTCCATATTTCTATTTTCTAGCTTTACTAGCTAAAAGATTCCCGCttttaccaaaagaaaaaatgtttataagaagaaaagatgtAAAAAAGTTTACCCCAAAAAACAAAGATGCATGTACAAATTAATTTTGGATAGTTGGCTTCATTGCTGCATAGCTCTTTCCTAGGTGTAATACATTTCTATTCTACAAAAGCCTACCTTGACTAAAtgattaattaagaaaaatctCACACACAGTCCCACACAGGGGCCTCAATGGTGCGgtttggattcggctgaaaCTGTGTTTACATTttctacgtttttttttttttttttttttttaagcccgCATTTGTCGACTTTTTTTACAGTAAATAGTATATCCATGCACTATTTACGAACCCATAcatttcacttttcagtaactttttcatcaaaaatgagtctcacggcactattcatacatttaaaaattattttgctacagtattttcagttttcagtttcagcaaaataagttttatttaaatagacCCACTCCCCTATTAAACCCCATCAACCATATTTCAAAACTATTCTCTTATAGTCTCTTACtgttgtctctctttctctctgtaaACCTGGGTTCAGAAGGAGGAGAGTTGAATGTGAAAGTGAGCAAGAGGGAGGTTGTGGCAGCAGTGCTGCCACTGCAAGAGCATTGGCTACCACTATCCAACCTAGACTTGCTTCTACCCCCAGTTGATGTGGGTGTGTTTTTCTGTTACAAGAAGAACACCAGCTTACTGGGAAAGGACCTCTCTAATAATTTTGGCTCCATGGTTGGGGTTCTTAAGAAGGCCTTGGCCCAAGCTCTCGTGACATACTATGCTTTTGCTGGTGAGGTGGTGTCAAACCCTGTTGGTGAACCTGAGATTCTTTGCAATAACCGTGGTGTGGACTTTGTCGAAGCTTTTGCTGAGGCAGAGCTTAAAGACCTCGACTTTTATAAACCTGATGACACCATTGAAGGCAAACTTGTGCCCAAGAAGAAGCATGGTGTGCTCGCTGTTCGTCACGTGTTTCTTATTCCCAATGTATTCACGTACTCCCCACACGCACACAGCGGTAATATTTTTGGCTCCTGCTAGAGCGAAAATTATCTTAGCGTATAAAACGTCCCTATCACGTTATAACGTCAAATTTTCTCCAACCCCTAATGCATCTCAaatgaaccatttttttttttccctttaaaggGAGAAAATCCTGGAAACtttttttggatataattttttttctccctaaaatgtgtttttggaaGATGCTAGCCACATAATTTTACATGCAAACAATTCAATTTTAATAGCCAGTAGAGTATTTTGCGATGAACTAAAAATCTGAAATAATAAGAAACGAGAATAGTTTTTGAAACTACTTGGAAAGAAACATtatgccttttttatttattttatttatgattaattatctatttataaataaatagatcaaaaccaaaaatagattttatcttaattaaaaCCACTTTTAATGAAGTAGTATtacttaatttgtttttaaatcaGAAATATTCCTTGTCTTTGTTTAGGCATCTTGTGGAACCCAGTTTGGATGTTACATTtgctttattaaaaaatttgtgagttCTATAAACAACACACGGGACCCAGGTTTGGACACAGACGCCAGCCACATTtgctatccaaactcacacaTATCCAAAATTAGGCGACTGATCAAAGTTTGAGGTACCATCCCCACACAAGAaactaatatgaaaaaaatgcGTTTTACTTTTTGGCTTCTTCCCGAATGCCAAACTGCtggttttgaaactttgaatgatATCTTTCATTTGGATTTTACGGTTATTAATTTGCCgcttcaattatattatattatgatcAATAATTGCTTTGAACAAATCCTAGCTACTATTTCTTATGTGTTctattttttcagtttttttaatttaaattaatttatatattttttttgagggtgaaATTAAATTATATGGTTCGTGATATTGAACAATAACtcataaattgttttattttctaatgGTCATGGCTTGTATGGAAAATGAAAGGTTAACTGTTATTGATAAGAAAATATCTTATCTGTGGGATATGTGTTCCTTAATAATTTGTAGGTTCCACGTGACTATAAAGTCTATGTTAAAGAtggaatttaatatatttttttttttggtaaaaggaattaaatttcaaattattattaatatttttttttttgtttttactcactttaattgaatttgtcaaaagtaaGGCATTATTTTTACACACGTGATATTGCTatagttaattattattaactaTTTAGAAAAACAAGCTGTAAaaaatggatttcttttttgtaataaaaaaatggaatctATTATATATGTAGGACTAACAAACTTCATAAATTAATCATATTtcggagagaaaaaaaaagaataaaattaattaaaaaagaagggCTCCTTttgatattaattattatataccAAAAGTCATAACCTACtaacccaataacttgttaaaattaaaacagCAACCAATCCAAATAAACGCAACAAGTAAATGAATTTGGTGAGGACGAATTAGTCAAATATTAAATGTTTGACAAGGCacgtagtaaaaaaaaaaaaaaatactaatactgacatttttggttttgtatttggAATATGCAGGTAACCGAGCTCAAGTGTGGTGGGTTGGTTGTGGCGTGCACGTTTGACCATAGAATTGCAGACGCCTACTCGGCCAACCTATTTCTTGTGTCATGGGCTGAGATGGCTCAGTCTAAACCCATCTCTACGGTGCCATGTTTTCGTCGTTCTTTGCTCAATCCTAGACGCCCTGGTTCAATTCATCCATCCTTGAACGACATGTATATTCCAGTGACCTCATTGCCTCCACCCAAAGACCCACAACGTGGTGATGATTATCTTATTAGCCGCATATACTACATTAAGGCTGACCAACTCAACCTGCTCCAATCACTAGCTACCACAACCAATGGTTGCAGGAGGACTAAACTAGAGTCCTTTAGTGCCTTCTTGTGGAAGATGGTTGCTAAACATGCTATTCTTAACAATGTGGACAAAAAGGTAACCAAAATGGGCGTTGTTGTGGATGGTAGGACAACGTTAAGTGATGGAGATATAGACAAAGCTTCACTCATGGGGTCTTACTTTGGAAATGTGCTATCCATACCTTATGGAGGCAAGGAAGTAAATGAGATTGATGAAAATCCATTGAGTTATGTGGCCAAAGAAGTTCATGATTTCTTGGATGGTGCAGTGACCAAGGAACATTTCTTGGGGCTCATAGATTGGGTGGAGTCTCATCGTCCAGTGCCAGGGTTGGCTAAGATATATTGTAGTGGGAGTGAAGATGGACCAGCTTTTGTGGTATCATCAGGGCAAAGGTTCCCGGAGTCAAAGGTGGATTTTGGATGGGGTAAGCCAATATTTGGGTCATACCATTTTCCATGGGGAGGTGATTTAGGGTATGTGATGCCAATGCCAAGTCCAAGTTGCAACGGTGACTGGGTTGTGTACGTGCACCTCTTGAAAGGTCAAGAAGAAGGTTCATTTGAGATGTATTAGGGGTTGGAGAAAGATTGACGTTATAACGTGATAGGGACGTTTTATACGCTAAGATAATTTTCGCTCTAGCAGGAGCCAAAAATATTACCGCTATGTGCGTGTGCGTGTGGGGTGTACGTGAATACATTGGGAATAAGAAACACGTGACGAACCTGGACAGCGAGCACACCATGCTTCTTCTTGGGCACAAGTTTGCCTTCAATGTGTCATCAGGGTTATACAAGTCGAGGTCTTTAAGCTCTGCCTCAGCAAAAGCTTCGATAGTGGTAGCCAATGCTCTTGCAGTGGCAGCACTGCTGCCACAACCTCCCTCTTGCTCACTTTCACATTCaactctcctcctcctccttctgaACCCATGTttacagagagaaagagagacagcAGTAAGAGACTATAGTCTATAAGAGAATAGTTTTGAAATATGGTTGATGGGGTTTGATAGGGGAGTGGATATATAGAGGCCCCTGTGTGGGACTGTGTGTGagatttttcttaattaatcaTTTAGTCAAGGTAGGCTTTTGTAGAATAGAAATGTATTACACCGAGGAAAGAGCTATGAAATATCGTCCACTCAAGGTTTTCTTTACATATCAGTAGAGCAATGTTTTTTCGTGCCCACAAATATTGTTTTGGTGGTCCTCCTCTTGGCGTGGAGATGGAGGAAAGGGATATACTTCTATCTTGTATTATCTTGTAGTCGGCCATTGTGAATTAAGAGTAAAGGGTCTAAGTGCAACATCAAAGACTACCCCTCACCATATTTCACGTTTAAATAGAGATAACAACCCTGTCTAGATAATTGAAAGTACAATAATTGAATCAGCAGTCTCCCAAACGTGGAACGAAACCCTATACATTAGTAAAACAAGGTGAACAAGTATATTTCATCCAAAATACTGCACTGTTCAAACATATTTAGTTTTACTAACCTCTAAATAAAAATAGCTTTCTACTTGTAACCTTACATCACTTGATAATTTACAAAGCTTTTAAATATAGGCAAAATAcaatagaaaagtaaaaaaaaaaccccccaaAGCTCAGATAATGATGATCTATGCAACCTCTGCAAAAACAACTCATCTCATCCAtgttgtccaaaaaaaaaaacattattagagaaacaaaaaaattgagctTTCTgttttgccatttaatttctctACTCTTACAACATAATGAAcaaatatttgtttggaattcatcaaaacaaaagataaatcaACCCAGTTAATTAAGGAACCCACTCACAAATTTTTACAGTATAAAAGCTCAAAATCAAGAcccaatttcaattaaaaatgaaataaacccAATTACAGGAAACAAATCTGTGTGTGTCTCAACTTTTTGCGAGCAACAAATCCCAACAaagaaaaac contains:
- the LOC126728924 gene encoding coniferyl alcohol acyltransferase-like, with the protein product MPVWVDNDDDDDEDGGFGVWVDLDYEGFGFGSGCGLLLLSLFLSVNLGSEGGELNVKVSKREVVAAVLPLQEHWLPLSNLDLLLPPVDVGVFFCYKKNTSLLGKDLSNNFGSMVGVLKKALAQALVTYYAFAGEVVSNPVGEPEILCNNRGVDFVEAFAEAELKDLDFYKPDDTIEGKLVPKKKHGVLAVRHVTELKCGGLVVACTFDHRIADAYSANLFLVSWAEMAQSKPISTVPCFRRSLLNPRRPGSIHPSLNDMYIPVTSLPPPKDPQRGDDYLISRIYYIKADQLNLLQSLATTTNGCRRTKLESFSAFLWKMVAKHAILNNVDKKVTKMGVVVDGRTTLSDGDIDKASLMGSYFGNVLSIPYGGKEVNEIDENPLSYVAKEVHDFLDGAVTKEHFLGLIDWVESHRPVPGLAKIYCSGSEDGPAFVVSSGQRFPESKVDFGWGKPIFGSYHFPWGGDLGYVMPMPSPSCNGDWVVYVHLLKGQEEGSFEMY